A DNA window from Mus caroli chromosome 8, CAROLI_EIJ_v1.1, whole genome shotgun sequence contains the following coding sequences:
- the Has3 gene encoding hyaluronan synthase 3, whose product MPVQLTTALRVVGTSLFALVVLGGILAAYVTGYQFIHTEKHYLSFGLYGAILGLHLLIQSLFAFLEHRRMRRAGRPLKLHCSQRPRSVALCIAAYQEDPEYLRKCLRSAQRIAFPNLKVVMVVDGNRQEDTYMLDIFHEVLGGTEQAGFFVWRSNFHEAGEGETEASLQEGMERVRAVVWASTFSCIMQKWGGKREVMYTAFKALGNSVDYIQVCDSDTVLDPACTIEMLRVLEEDPQVGGVGGDVQILNKYDSWISFLSSVRYWMAFNVERACQSYFGCVQCISGPLGMYRNSLLQQFLEDWYHQKFLGSKCSFGDDRHLTNRVLSLGYRTKYTARSKCLTETPTRYLRWLNQQTRWSKSYFREWLYNSLWFHKHHLWMTYESVVTGFFPFFLIATVIQLFYRGRIWNILLFLLTVQLVGIIKATYACFLRGNAEMIFMSLYSLLYMSSLLPAKIFAIATINKSGWGTSGRKTIVVNFIGLIPVSIWVAVLLGGLAYTAYCQDLFSETELAFLVSGAILYGCYWVALLMLYLAIIARRCGKKPEQYSLAFAEV is encoded by the exons ATGCCGGTGCAGCTGACTACAGCCCTGCGTGTGGTGGGCACCAGTCTATTTGCCCTGGTAGTGCTGGGAGGCATCCTGGCGGCCTATGTGACAGGCTACCAGTTTATCCACACAGAAAAGCACTACCTGTCCTTTGGCCTCTACGGTGCCATCCTGGGTCTACATCTGCTCATCCAGAGCCTGTTTGCCTTCCTGGAGCACCGTCGAATGCGCAGGGCAGGGCGCCCCCTCAAGCTGCACTGCTCCCAGAGGCCGCGTTCAGTGGCACTCTGCATTGCTGCCTACCAAGAGGACCCCGAATACCTGCGCAAGTGCCTTCGCTCAGCTCAGCGCATTGCCTTTCCAAACCTCAAGGTGGTCATGGTAGTGGATGGCAATCGCCAGGAAGATACCTACATGTTGGACATCTTCCATGAGGTGCTGGGTGGCACTGAGCAAGCTGGCTTCTTTGTGTGGCGTAGCAATTTCCATGAGGCAggtgaaggagagacagaggccagcctgCAGGAAGGCATGGAGCGTGTGCGAGCTGTGGTGTGGGCCAGCACCTTCTCATGCATCATGCAGAAGTGGGGGGGCAAGCGTGAGGTCATGTACACTGCCTTCAAGGCCCTTGGCAACTCAGTGGACTACATCCAG GTGTGTGACTCTGACACTGTGCTGGACCCAGCCTGCACCATTGAGATGCTTCGAGTCTTAGAAGAAGATCCCCAAGTAGGAGGTGTTGGAGGAGATGTCCAA ATCCTCAACAAATATGATTCATGGATCTCCTTCCTGAGCAGTGTGAGGTACTGGATGGCTTTCAACGTGGAGCGGGCCTGCCAGTCCTACTTTGGCTGTGTGCAATGTATTAGTGGGCCTCTGGGCATGTATCGCAACAGCCTCCTTCAGCAGTTCCTGGAGGATTGGTACCATCAGAAGTTCCTAGGCAGCAAGTGCAGCTTTGGGGATGATCGGCACCTTACCAACCGAGTCCTGAGTCTTGGCTACCGGACTAAGTATACAGCACGCTCTAAGTGCCTCACAGAGACCCCCACTAGGTACCTTCGATGGCTCAATCAGCAAACCCGCTGGAGCAAGTCTTACTTTCGGGAATGGCTCTACAATTCTCTGTGGTTCCATAAGCACCACCTCTGGATGACCTATGAATCAGTGGTCACAGgtttcttcccattcttcctcATTGCTACAGTCATACAACTTTTCTACCGTGGCCGCATCTGGAacattctcctcttcctgctaACAGTGCAGCTGGTGGGCATTATCAAGGCTACCTATGCCTGCTTCCTTCGAGGCAATGCAGAGATGATCTTCATGTCCCTCTACTCCCTTCTCTATATGTCCAGCCTCTTGCCAGCCAAGATCTTTGCTATTGCTACCATCAACAAGTCTGGCTGGGGCACTTCTGGCAGGAAAACCATTGTCGTGAACTTCATTGGCCTAATCCCCGTGTCCATCTGGGTGGCAGTTCTTCTAGGGGGGTTAGCCTACACAGCTTACTGCCAGGACCTGTTCAGTGAGACCGAGCTAGCCTTCCTAGTCTCTGGGGCCATCCTGTATGGCTGCTACTGGGTGGCCCTCCTTATGCTGTATCTGGCCATTATTGCCCGGAGGTGTGGGAAGAAGCCAGAACAGTATAGCCTGGCTTTTGCGGAGGTGTGA